Proteins from one Hemibagrus wyckioides isolate EC202008001 linkage group LG16, SWU_Hwy_1.0, whole genome shotgun sequence genomic window:
- the avd gene encoding avidin yields the protein MKSLAAVLYVLSLGTYQIIIVQALIPDSERKVLDCNVTGEWHSELGSQLHLSAVGPEVRGVYRTAVESTRGAAGPNREAKVVGVMSDGPQPTVAFSVLWAKGSCTTWVGQCFAVPGGGQVLNTLWMLRSAVTSFTDNWDSTRLGEDRFIFVRGVESP from the exons ATGAAGTCGTTAGCTGCGGTTTTGTACGTTCTTTCCTTGGGAACGTACCAGATAATTATCGTGCAAGCTTTAATTCCAGACTCTGAAAGAAAA GTGTTGGACTGTAACGTGACCGGAGAATGGCACAGTGAACTCGGTTCCCAGCTACATCTCAGCGCCGTTGGACCAGAAGTTAGAGGAGTGTACAGGACGGCGGTAGAGAGCACGCGCGGGGCGGCGGGTCCGAACCGAGAAGCTAAAGTGGTCGGGGTGATGAGTGACGGCCCGCAGCCCACCGTCGCGTTTTCTGTGCTGTGGGCAAAAG GATCATGCACTACCTGGGTGGGTCAGTGTTTTGCTGTACCAGGAGGTGGCCAGGTCCTGAACACGCTCTGGATGCTGCGCTCTGCTGTCACAAGCTTCACAGACAACTGGGACAGCACCAG GTTGGGAGAGGACCGCTTCATTTTTGTACGAGGTGTGGAAAGCCCATGA